One window of the Thermoplasmatales archaeon genome contains the following:
- a CDS encoding HNH endonuclease → MPPSAVKTIRDLIYWQYANIIFESAGAGKKQYAFVMNRFKKLRSGEIEWLGAIREYIREREMPNQCIYYGSTIELSYDHLISRNRDGPDIPDNVVMACKSCNSSKGDKGVYEWFKLDRRYEVPRVTEGKYLKLLYRLHSEKGTLDAGKTDLEKLCNGCELGHLCEESTLTVYCLESILRRKK, encoded by the coding sequence ATGCCACCATCAGCAGTTAAAACCATCCGAGATCTGATCTATTGGCAATATGCTAATATTATCTTTGAGTCGGCAGGGGCCGGAAAGAAGCAGTATGCGTTCGTTATGAATCGTTTTAAGAAGTTGCGGTCAGGCGAGATTGAATGGCTTGGAGCAATTAGAGAATATATCCGAGAGCGTGAGATGCCAAATCAATGTATTTATTATGGCTCAACCATAGAGCTATCTTACGATCATCTTATATCTCGCAATCGCGATGGTCCAGACATTCCAGATAACGTTGTGATGGCTTGCAAAAGCTGCAACTCTTCAAAAGGTGATAAAGGAGTGTATGAATGGTTTAAACTTGACCGCCGTTATGAGGTACCTCGTGTGACTGAGGGAAAGTATCTAAAACTCCTATATAGACTTCACTCTGAGAAAGGTACTTTAGATGCTGGGAAGACAGATCTTGAAAAACTCTGTAATGGTTGCGAGCTTGGACACCTATGTGAGGAATCTACCTTAACTGTCTATTGTTTAGAGAGCATTTTAAGGAGGAAGAAATAA
- a CDS encoding retroviral-like aspartic protease family protein has product MGKVREKVKITSLLSPMKTREVEAVIDTGATMVALPQNIVEELGLRKIGDRRVRHANNQIQIKSVYRGVILELKGRNGIFDVFGEVEGSEPLVGQIVLEALDLIVDPVTKTVILNPRSPDMPVTEILIAREYNSGHATRLCSPKSCASDTLGTRYAISLKEWRNEECLIAW; this is encoded by the coding sequence ATGGGAAAGGTAAGAGAGAAGGTGAAGATCACGAGCCTGTTGAGCCCGATGAAAACGAGGGAAGTAGAAGCAGTCATTGATACAGGTGCAACGATGGTCGCTCTGCCACAGAATATAGTAGAAGAGCTTGGTTTGAGGAAGATAGGAGATAGGAGAGTTAGACATGCAAACAACCAAATTCAAATAAAATCTGTTTATAGAGGTGTAATTCTCGAACTAAAAGGAAGGAATGGGATATTTGATGTGTTTGGTGAAGTTGAGGGTTCAGAACCTCTCGTTGGACAAATAGTTTTAGAAGCTTTGGACCTTATAGTCGATCCTGTCACGAAAACAGTCATACTCAATCCAAGGTCCCCAGATATGCCCGTGACAGAGATACTCATCGCAAGAGAGTATAACAGCGGACATGCAACTCGTTTATGCTCGCCCAAATCCTGCGCTTCAGATACACTCGGAACTAGATACGCTATTTCGCTAAAAGAATGGAGGAATGAAGAATGTCTGATCGCTTGGTAG
- a CDS encoding ThaI family type II restriction endonuclease, with protein MSDRLVEIFEDEKLVEKIKRRLPYLFQLAELESSRAGRTGMEVGSVRERIIVALLIYKFGEANVETEIPITEPEVDAKLFGEPVSIKTITGKSFGGVKLIWTVDVQKAKEFRENYYPNCDILLIQINWNDVGGFYYIPLKVQKRLFDRIGRQNYIKLPKPGTNPRGVEITKEALSSLVGDSESKSISINWKRTKIEFNPYKRWVDLWRED; from the coding sequence ATGTCTGATCGCTTGGTAGAAATATTTGAGGACGAAAAGCTTGTAGAGAAGATAAAGAGGCGTTTGCCTTATCTATTTCAACTTGCAGAATTAGAAAGTTCAAGGGCGGGCAGAACTGGAATGGAAGTTGGTTCTGTTCGTGAGAGGATAATAGTTGCTTTACTTATTTACAAATTTGGCGAAGCAAATGTAGAGACCGAGATTCCTATAACTGAGCCAGAAGTGGATGCAAAATTATTTGGAGAACCAGTATCCATTAAAACAATTACAGGCAAAAGTTTTGGTGGTGTAAAACTAATATGGACGGTTGATGTACAGAAAGCAAAAGAATTTCGTGAAAACTATTACCCCAACTGTGATATTCTCCTTATTCAAATAAACTGGAATGATGTTGGAGGATTTTATTATATCCCATTGAAAGTCCAAAAGAGGCTTTTTGATAGAATAGGCAGACAAAATTATATTAAACTTCCAAAACCTGGAACAAATCCCAGAGGCGTTGAAATCACTAAAGAAGCACTATCGAGTTTAGTTGGGGATAGTGAGTCAAAAAGTATCTCAATAAACTGGAAAAGAACAAAGATAGAATTTAATCCCTATAAAAGATGGGTTGACCTATGGAGGGAGGATTAA
- a CDS encoding site-specific DNA-methyltransferase, translating to MRFNQRKAGTKTSAFGSPGRINHDSTPFYTSKLYEELPKEEIIEYVENPVPSEFLDKIFCKTSEKMEELPDNSVHLMVTSPPYNVGKEYDENLTLNEYREFLKRVWSEVKRVLVPGGRVCINIANLGRKPYIPLHVFIIEDMLDLGFLMRGEIIWNKASSSSPSTAWGSWLSAKNPTLRDIHEYILVFSKGMFSRGNLRRKSTISKKEFLEFTKSVWTFPAEPATKVGHPAPFPVELPYRLIQLYTFEGEVVLDPFIGSGQTAIAAVKTKRHYVGYDINEEYVKLAEKRIKEFSLEFNSPKLFEFEKKKDDKNRRTAYNTP from the coding sequence ATGAGATTTAATCAAAGAAAAGCAGGTACCAAAACAAGTGCTTTTGGCTCTCCCGGACGAATTAACCATGACTCTACCCCTTTTTATACAAGTAAACTATACGAGGAGCTACCAAAGGAGGAGATAATCGAGTATGTAGAAAATCCTGTCCCCTCGGAATTTCTGGATAAAATCTTTTGTAAAACCAGCGAAAAAATGGAGGAATTACCAGATAATAGCGTTCACCTGATGGTTACTTCACCACCTTATAATGTTGGAAAGGAATATGATGAGAACCTTACTTTAAATGAATACAGGGAATTTTTGAAAAGAGTATGGAGCGAGGTTAAAAGAGTACTTGTACCAGGTGGTAGGGTATGTATTAATATCGCCAATCTTGGAAGGAAGCCATATATCCCGCTTCACGTCTTTATCATCGAGGATATGTTGGATTTAGGATTTTTGATGAGAGGCGAAATTATCTGGAATAAGGCTTCCAGTAGTAGCCCTTCAACCGCTTGGGGTAGCTGGCTTTCTGCTAAAAATCCTACACTTAGGGATATTCATGAATATATTTTAGTTTTCTCAAAAGGCATGTTCAGCAGAGGAAATTTAAGAAGAAAGAGCACCATTTCTAAGAAAGAGTTTCTTGAGTTTACTAAAAGCGTATGGACATTTCCTGCTGAGCCAGCGACAAAGGTGGGGCATCCTGCTCCTTTTCCAGTTGAATTGCCTTATAGATTGATCCAACTTTATACTTTTGAAGGAGAAGTTGTTTTAGACCCATTCATAGGAAGCGGACAGACTGCGATCGCAGCGGTAAAAACAAAACGTCACTATGTTGGATATGACATAAATGAGGAGTATGTAAAGTTGGCAGAAAAGCGGATTAAAGAATTCTCTTTAGAGTTTAATTCTCCTAAGTTGTTTGAATTTGAAAAAAAGAAGGATGACAAAAATAGGCGGACAGCGTATAACACACCATAA
- a CDS encoding acetate--CoA ligase family protein: protein MCYTLVLDLLFNPRSVAIIGASHHEGKIGHTVLKNIVLSGYKGKIYPVNPNGGEILGLKVYKSMEEINDEIDLSLIVVPASIAVNIIEDVAKKSKFAVIITSGFSEVGNIEGEKTLVEKARKYGMRILGPNVFGIYSGIAPINATFGPSEIRKGNIAIVTQSGALGIAMIGKTAEENIGLSAIVSLGNKSDIDEVDILSYLFNDTLTKVIFLYIEGMKNGRKFLQILSKKPKEKKIIVLKAGRSKAGARAVASHTGSLAGSDVIFSSAFKQAGVLRAESLEDGLNWVTTIALSPEPSGKNVVIVTNGGGLGVIAADACEKYGLHLFDDVETLRKTFQDVIPSFGSYRNPVDVTGQARGEDYKRALERAFQEESIHSILALYCEAGDLTPQDIEKAIMETHPKYNKPALYVIFGGKGASDVIKSMNMKGIPAFSDVEDAVSSLYALYKVCEEKEEEEIEEIEINEERIREIIKEAEKEGRDKLLSNEAKEIISCLKIDVPPFEVAKNIEEAISIANKIGYPIAMKIISEDIIHKTDVGGVVLNIDDEKEVAEAYEAIIENCKRNAPKARIRGVEVTKMVEKGVETIVGATTDDSFGKVIMFGLGGVYVEVMKDVSFRIAPALKNEIRKMIKEIESYPLLEGVRGEKRKDIDSIIDTIYKIGMLVTKFEEIQELDINPLMVYEKGVKVVDARISIKVKK, encoded by the coding sequence ATGTGCTATACACTTGTGCTTGATTTATTGTTTAATCCAAGAAGCGTTGCAATTATCGGGGCATCACATCATGAAGGCAAGATAGGTCATACTGTGCTCAAGAATATTGTTTTATCTGGTTATAAGGGAAAAATATATCCTGTGAATCCAAATGGGGGGGAAATTCTTGGTTTAAAAGTTTATAAAAGCATGGAGGAAATAAATGATGAAATTGATCTCTCCCTTATAGTTGTCCCTGCAAGCATTGCGGTAAATATAATTGAAGATGTTGCAAAAAAATCAAAGTTTGCGGTCATTATAACATCGGGCTTCTCAGAAGTTGGAAACATTGAAGGAGAAAAGACTTTAGTTGAAAAAGCAAGAAAATATGGAATGCGTATCCTCGGCCCGAATGTATTCGGTATTTATTCTGGAATTGCTCCCATAAATGCAACATTTGGCCCGAGCGAAATAAGAAAAGGAAATATAGCAATTGTAACTCAATCTGGAGCTCTTGGAATTGCAATGATTGGAAAAACCGCTGAAGAGAATATAGGCTTATCCGCAATAGTTTCCCTCGGAAATAAATCTGACATAGATGAAGTTGATATCCTTTCCTACCTTTTCAATGATACACTGACAAAAGTAATATTCCTTTACATTGAAGGAATGAAAAACGGGCGCAAATTCCTGCAAATCCTCTCAAAAAAGCCAAAAGAAAAGAAAATAATTGTCCTCAAGGCGGGCAGAAGCAAAGCGGGCGCAAGAGCGGTTGCAAGCCACACAGGCTCACTTGCGGGAAGCGATGTCATATTTAGCTCCGCCTTCAAGCAGGCGGGCGTGTTGCGGGCGGAGAGCCTTGAAGACGGGCTTAACTGGGTTACAACTATTGCTTTATCCCCGGAACCATCTGGGAAAAATGTGGTGATTGTTACGAATGGAGGGGGGCTTGGAGTTATTGCTGCGGATGCATGCGAGAAATACGGTCTTCATCTCTTTGATGATGTTGAAACGCTTAGGAAAACTTTTCAGGATGTTATTCCTTCATTTGGCTCATACAGAAACCCTGTTGATGTAACTGGCCAGGCAAGAGGAGAGGATTATAAAAGAGCTTTGGAGAGGGCATTTCAAGAGGAGAGCATTCATTCAATATTAGCCCTTTATTGCGAGGCAGGGGATCTTACTCCTCAGGATATAGAGAAAGCAATAATGGAGACGCATCCAAAATACAATAAGCCTGCACTCTATGTTATATTTGGAGGAAAAGGAGCGAGCGATGTAATAAAATCTATGAATATGAAAGGCATTCCCGCATTCAGTGATGTGGAAGATGCGGTATCCTCACTATATGCTTTATATAAAGTTTGCGAAGAGAAGGAAGAGGAGGAAATTGAAGAGATTGAAATAAATGAAGAGAGAATAAGAGAAATAATAAAGGAGGCGGAGAAAGAGGGAAGGGATAAGCTTCTTTCAAATGAGGCAAAAGAAATAATTTCGTGCCTTAAAATAGATGTCCCTCCTTTTGAAGTTGCAAAAAATATTGAAGAAGCGATATCTATTGCAAACAAAATTGGCTATCCGATAGCAATGAAAATAATTTCTGAAGATATAATTCATAAGACAGATGTTGGAGGAGTGGTTCTTAATATAGATGATGAAAAAGAAGTGGCGGAGGCATATGAAGCAATAATTGAAAACTGTAAAAGAAATGCCCCGAAGGCAAGGATAAGAGGGGTGGAAGTAACAAAGATGGTTGAGAAAGGCGTTGAAACAATAGTCGGCGCCACAACAGATGATTCATTTGGAAAAGTTATAATGTTTGGTCTTGGAGGAGTTTATGTGGAAGTGATGAAAGATGTGTCCTTCCGCATTGCTCCTGCGCTAAAAAATGAGATAAGGAAAATGATAAAGGAAATAGAGTCATATCCACTGCTTGAAGGAGTCAGAGGGGAAAAGAGAAAGGATATAGATAGCATAATAGATACAATTTATAAGATAGGCATGCTTGTCACAAAATTTGAAGAGATTCAAGAGTTAGATATAAATCCTTTGATGGTATATGAAAAAGGTGTAAAGGTAGTTGATGCAAGAATTAGTATAAAGGTGAAAAAATGA
- a CDS encoding AAA family ATPase yields the protein MKKIVISSLDKKSGKSVVEIAMGKSLNKKIGYMKPIGSNPVHRGKKIVDYDTLLFKEIFDIDYSIEEMCLGVHHSKILHFYPDAKKEFMKRFEKLSDGKEFFMIEGGEYIWDGASIGIDALSLASLVKASLVFVLSGDYYEILDKLSYVEKITDGAGIIINKTRENIDEIEKGVSKRKMKFFGYLPYIEELRKIRVSYLAEKIFAKVVAGEGGLNKEIENVFVAALSAPEIKRHPDFRKGKKLIITGGDRTDVITACLEEDTSCILLTNNIVPPATIIAKANEKEIPLLSVRQDTYTVAKMVDGLQMAILPDEKKKIEEIEKAGRKHLMLDELIS from the coding sequence ATGAAAAAAATCGTCATTTCATCCTTGGATAAAAAATCCGGGAAAAGTGTTGTTGAGATAGCAATGGGTAAAAGCCTAAACAAAAAGATTGGATATATGAAGCCGATAGGAAGCAATCCCGTGCATAGAGGGAAGAAAATTGTTGATTATGATACCCTTCTATTTAAAGAAATTTTTGATATTGATTATAGCATCGAGGAAATGTGTCTTGGAGTGCATCATTCAAAAATACTGCATTTTTATCCAGATGCAAAAAAAGAATTTATGAAAAGATTTGAAAAGTTATCTGATGGAAAAGAATTTTTTATGATAGAAGGTGGAGAATATATATGGGATGGGGCATCTATTGGAATAGATGCCCTATCTCTAGCTTCTCTTGTTAAGGCATCTCTTGTTTTTGTTTTATCAGGCGATTATTATGAAATCCTTGATAAGCTATCATATGTAGAAAAAATCACTGATGGAGCGGGAATAATAATCAATAAAACCAGGGAAAATATAGATGAAATTGAAAAGGGAGTTTCAAAAAGAAAAATGAAGTTTTTTGGTTACTTACCTTATATTGAAGAGCTTAGAAAAATAAGAGTTAGTTATCTTGCGGAGAAAATTTTTGCAAAAGTTGTGGCTGGTGAAGGAGGACTTAATAAAGAAATTGAAAATGTTTTTGTAGCAGCCCTATCCGCTCCTGAAATAAAGAGGCATCCTGATTTCAGAAAGGGTAAAAAGCTTATAATTACTGGAGGAGATAGAACGGATGTTATAACCGCCTGCCTTGAAGAAGATACTTCATGCATTTTACTCACAAATAATATAGTTCCTCCCGCAACAATAATTGCAAAAGCAAATGAAAAAGAGATACCTCTTCTTTCAGTTAGGCAGGATACTTATACTGTTGCGAAAATGGTTGATGGATTACAGATGGCAATACTTCCAGATGAAAAGAAGAAAATAGAAGAAATTGAGAAGGCAGGAAGAAAACATCTCATGCTCGATGAATTAATTTCATGA
- a CDS encoding isoaspartyl peptidase/L-asparaginase: MKGIIVHGGAWNIPKELHSAHLKGCKKAVEIGYEYLDEDVLKAVVEAIAYMEDDETFDAGIGSFLNEDGEVEMDAIVFDGKNRRFGSVCAVKRIKNPARVANLICNEENFSILVGEGAEKYACDKGFELIENRILVTEREINRWKEMRKNNFKPSMAFSTVGCVAVDSNGNVACATSTGGTPMKKKGRVGDTPIPGAGTYATPFGGASSTGYGETILRAMLAKNVCDLIERGYDVFYACRKGIEKLAEFENGFGGVIAMNNKGEYGFSFNTPYMAIAFKSEEESFCRI, translated from the coding sequence ATGAAAGGAATAATTGTTCATGGTGGTGCGTGGAATATACCAAAAGAATTGCACTCCGCCCATCTAAAAGGTTGCAAAAAAGCGGTTGAAATTGGTTATGAATATTTAGATGAAGATGTCTTGAAGGCGGTTGTTGAAGCAATTGCTTATATGGAAGATGATGAAACATTTGATGCGGGAATTGGTTCATTCCTAAATGAGGATGGAGAAGTAGAGATGGATGCAATTGTTTTTGATGGGAAAAATAGAAGATTTGGTTCGGTATGTGCGGTAAAAAGAATAAAGAATCCTGCGAGGGTTGCAAATTTGATATGCAATGAAGAAAACTTCTCCATTCTTGTTGGGGAGGGGGCGGAAAAATATGCTTGCGATAAGGGTTTTGAATTAATTGAAAACAGGATTTTGGTAACTGAAAGAGAAATTAATAGATGGAAGGAAATGAGGAAAAACAATTTCAAGCCATCAATGGCATTTTCAACAGTTGGGTGTGTTGCGGTTGATTCGAATGGAAATGTTGCTTGTGCTACTTCAACAGGAGGAACACCAATGAAAAAGAAGGGAAGGGTAGGCGATACACCAATTCCTGGGGCGGGCACATATGCAACACCTTTTGGAGGAGCATCTTCTACCGGGTATGGAGAGACTATTTTAAGGGCGATGCTTGCAAAAAATGTTTGCGATTTGATTGAGAGAGGATATGATGTTTTTTATGCATGTAGGAAAGGAATTGAAAAATTAGCAGAATTTGAAAATGGATTTGGAGGGGTAATAGCAATGAATAATAAAGGAGAATATGGATTTAGCTTTAACACTCCTTATATGGCAATAGCATTCAAAAGTGAGGAAGAGAGTTTTTGCAGGATTTAA
- a CDS encoding MFS transporter, producing the protein MQERSKKYLIYLVILMGLIALLDWYLSTVIAVALPHLLQEYSIKDFEFSMWEALYLVPSLFIFLLNGLNDIIGRKLSILLLLLMMGLPSIAIFYFANTFHLFMIFYAIINFALVSNMWTIPVEEEAPASSRGKLMGIVYSISLIPLAPIASFIIIPRFGWKGIYAFGFVFMLLIILGWLFMKETRRYEKIKEERKKGARKKHFYGIGVIKRKDLRYIAIGTAIWFCWLAISFHLKYVGHYLQDIRNYSQNTFLLVFLTAQILCIFAGFLAGWMMDKVGRGKTLAFSCIVVAILFILLDFLPGNLILVFFPITYFFFMFMYTWIIVYLPEIFPTDIRGSCLGWTTTSARPSYIIVPLIISGLLRVLTDMKFFWTFTAIYPIIAFLIVIFTKPYETKKKELEEIEVYRV; encoded by the coding sequence ATGCAAGAGAGAAGCAAAAAATATTTAATTTATCTTGTGATTTTAATGGGGCTTATTGCTCTTCTTGACTGGTATCTATCAACTGTTATAGCGGTTGCACTTCCTCACCTACTTCAAGAATATTCAATAAAAGATTTTGAATTTTCAATGTGGGAAGCATTGTATTTAGTCCCGTCTTTATTTATCTTCTTGTTAAATGGACTAAATGATATAATAGGAAGAAAATTATCAATTCTTCTATTGCTTTTAATGATGGGACTTCCATCTATTGCAATTTTCTATTTCGCGAATACCTTCCATTTGTTCATGATTTTCTATGCAATTATAAATTTCGCATTGGTTTCAAACATGTGGACCATACCAGTTGAAGAGGAAGCCCCGGCAAGCTCTAGGGGAAAGCTTATGGGAATCGTTTATAGCATAAGCTTAATTCCTCTTGCACCAATTGCTTCCTTCATAATAATTCCAAGATTTGGATGGAAGGGAATTTATGCATTTGGTTTTGTTTTCATGCTTTTGATTATTCTTGGATGGTTATTCATGAAAGAGACGAGAAGATATGAAAAGATAAAAGAAGAGAGGAAGAAAGGAGCGAGAAAAAAACATTTCTATGGAATTGGTGTGATAAAGAGGAAGGATCTCAGATATATAGCAATTGGAACCGCGATATGGTTCTGCTGGCTTGCGATCTCATTCCATCTGAAATATGTTGGACATTATTTGCAGGATATAAGAAATTATTCCCAAAATACATTTTTGCTTGTTTTCTTAACCGCTCAAATACTATGTATATTTGCTGGATTTCTTGCGGGATGGATGATGGATAAGGTAGGAAGAGGAAAGACCCTTGCTTTTAGCTGTATTGTTGTTGCAATTCTTTTCATCTTATTAGATTTCTTGCCTGGAAATCTTATTCTTGTATTCTTCCCGATAACCTATTTCTTCTTCATGTTCATGTATACCTGGATAATAGTTTATTTGCCAGAAATATTTCCAACAGATATAAGGGGATCATGCCTTGGATGGACAACTACTTCTGCCCGCCCCTCTTACATAATTGTTCCCTTAATAATATCTGGTTTGCTCAGGGTTTTAACCGATATGAAATTCTTCTGGACATTTACCGCAATTTATCCAATAATTGCATTTCTTATTGTTATTTTCACAAAACCATATGAAACAAAGAAAAAAGAGCTCGAGGAAATTGAAGTTTATAGAGTTTAA
- a CDS encoding alpha/beta hydrolase: MLVFIHGMWASPEIWEPIVKYFDCRGFKCKCLDLQIANKINASFYDYLKVVEENVKKGDIVIGHSLGGLLMQKVAEEKEIKAGIAICSAPPKGIKFGKRAMIASLRYFPKIISKKPFKPDFSFARKYIFNCIDEEKAREIYEKTRSDSSQVAYEIAMNKIAVDENKIKCPMLFIAMKNDRLSPPDMVTKIANKYGGKLLVYEGCHWFLEKWEEVADGIKNFIIENF, translated from the coding sequence ATGCTCGTATTTATTCATGGAATGTGGGCTTCTCCAGAAATATGGGAGCCAATTGTAAAATATTTTGATTGCAGAGGCTTCAAATGTAAATGCCTCGATTTGCAAATTGCAAATAAAATAAATGCATCTTTTTATGATTATTTAAAAGTAGTTGAAGAAAATGTTAAGAAAGGAGATATTGTTATTGGCCACTCCCTCGGCGGGCTTCTTATGCAAAAAGTTGCGGAGGAGAAAGAAATAAAAGCGGGCATAGCAATTTGCTCCGCACCTCCAAAAGGAATAAAATTTGGAAAAAGGGCAATGATTGCTTCATTGAGATATTTTCCAAAAATAATTTCAAAGAAACCCTTTAAGCCGGATTTTTCTTTTGCAAGAAAATATATATTTAACTGCATAGATGAAGAAAAAGCAAGAGAAATATATGAAAAAACGAGAAGCGATTCATCACAAGTTGCATATGAAATAGCAATGAATAAAATAGCGGTTGATGAAAATAAGATTAAATGCCCTATGCTATTCATTGCAATGAAAAATGATAGGCTATCTCCTCCAGATATGGTCACAAAAATAGCGAATAAATACGGAGGAAAATTGCTTGTTTATGAAGGATGCCACTGGTTTTTGGAAAAATGGGAGGAGGTAGCTGATGGAATAAAAAATTTTATAATTGAGAACTTTTAA
- a CDS encoding DNA primase: MEVVLLSLDPSAAKYLIKGKIRVEGIVDKSDVIGAIFGQTEGLIGEELDLRDLQKSARIGRIEVDIKHLQGKSEGEFTLTSALEKVETVLIASAIESVDRIGPCKAELKIEKVEDIRIAKRKRVVERAKEILAEIMKQDKEEMPDLVEEIRQSVQVEEITYYGKERLPAGPNIDKSDAIIIVEGRNDVVNLLRHGIKNVIAVEGTNIPQTIIDLCNEKIATAFVDGDRGGELILRELLQVADIDFVARAPPTREVEELSYKLVMKALKNKIPAEQYLENMGIKKEKKSELGEYDKLFEEIREKHIAVFLDDDGKEIKRIETEKLIEEVGKTKPKTIVFDGIITQRLLDHAFENKVKKIVATAMGEVTKVPKNLEILTEKQ, encoded by the coding sequence ATGGAGGTGGTATTATTGTCGCTAGATCCATCCGCTGCAAAATATTTGATTAAGGGAAAAATAAGAGTTGAAGGGATAGTTGATAAATCGGACGTAATAGGTGCAATATTTGGCCAAACCGAAGGACTTATAGGCGAGGAGTTAGATTTAAGAGACTTACAAAAATCAGCAAGAATAGGAAGAATAGAGGTTGATATAAAGCATTTGCAAGGTAAAAGCGAGGGAGAATTTACACTTACCTCTGCCCTGGAGAAAGTTGAGACGGTTTTGATAGCATCCGCAATAGAAAGCGTTGATAGAATAGGTCCTTGCAAGGCGGAGCTGAAAATTGAGAAAGTAGAGGATATAAGAATTGCAAAGAGAAAGAGAGTTGTTGAAAGAGCAAAGGAAATATTGGCGGAAATAATGAAGCAGGATAAGGAGGAGATGCCGGACTTAGTTGAAGAAATAAGGCAATCTGTGCAGGTTGAGGAAATAACATATTATGGGAAGGAGCGCCTGCCTGCAGGGCCAAACATTGATAAGAGCGATGCGATAATAATTGTTGAAGGGAGGAATGATGTTGTTAATCTCCTCAGGCATGGGATAAAAAATGTAATAGCGGTTGAAGGGACAAACATACCTCAGACAATAATTGATTTGTGCAATGAAAAAATTGCCACCGCATTTGTTGATGGGGATAGAGGAGGAGAGCTTATTTTAAGAGAATTGCTTCAAGTTGCGGATATAGATTTTGTTGCAAGAGCCCCTCCTACAAGAGAAGTAGAGGAATTGAGTTATAAGCTTGTTATGAAAGCTTTGAAAAATAAGATACCAGCGGAGCAATATCTTGAAAATATGGGAATAAAAAAGGAAAAGAAGAGTGAGCTTGGAGAATATGATAAATTATTTGAGGAAATAAGAGAAAAACATATAGCGGTTTTTCTTGATGATGATGGAAAGGAGATTAAAAGGATAGAAACGGAGAAATTGATTGAGGAAGTTGGGAAAACAAAGCCAAAAACAATAGTTTTTGATGGAATTATAACTCAAAGACTGCTTGATCATGCGTTTGAGAATAAAGTAAAGAAAATTGTGGCTACCGCAATGGGAGAAGTTACAAAAGTTCCAAAAAATCTTGAAATACTTACAGAGAAGCAATAA